The genomic window GGCGACCGGGGCTTCACGACATAGAGCGGCCGCTGCTTCACTTCGTCGTAGATCCGGCCGAGGTATTCGCCCAGGATGCCGATGCCGATCAGCTGGATGCCGCCAAGGAAGAGCGTGAGGGTGACCAGCGTGGTGAAGCCCGTGCTCGCGGTTTCGATTCCCAGCAGGCGCTTGCAGACGAAGAACAGGCCGAGCGCGAAGCCGCAGGAACTGATGAAGATGCCGGCGTAAGTCAGCAGGCGGAGCGGCAGTCGCGAGAAGCTGAAAATCGCATCGAGCGCGTAGCGCATCAGCCCCGCAAACGTCTGCGTGGGTTTGCCCGCGGCGCGATCCTGCCGGTCGTACAGCACCTCGGCGGTTTCGAAACCCACCCAGGCCCGCAGGCCCGGGAAGAAGCGATGCCGCTCCGGCAGGCGGTTGTACGCGCCGAGTGCGGCGCGGCCCAGCAGCCCGAACGTGCCGGTGTTGCGCGGCACCGGCAGGTCGGAAAGCCGCTGGAACATCCGGTGAAACAGATCGAAGCCGAGACGGCGCACCCCGTGTTCCTGGCGCGAACGCCGGACCGCGAGCACGACGTCGGCGCCTCCCTGCCAGCGAGCGAGCAGCTCGGGAATCAGTTCCGGCGGGTCCTGCAGATCGGCATCCATCGTGACCACCGCATCGGCGTCGCCCGCTTCGGCAATGCCCGCCGCGAGCGCGGGCTGGTGACCGAAGTTGCGCGAGAGCTCGACGACCGTGAGGCGGGCGTCGCCGGCGGCCGCCGCCTTGAGCAGCGTCACGGAGCGGTCCCGGCTGCCGTCGTTCACGAAGACCGCGCGCCAGGTTGCGCCGGGGGTTCCCGTCATCACCGCATCGAGTCGACGCAGGAGTTCCGGGAGCACCGGCTCCTCATTGAAGACGGGAATGACGATCGCGACGGTCGGCAGAGGGTCAGCCATGATCGAGGCTCGGGAACGGGTGGGGAGGTTTCAGCAGGACGACGGGGCGGAATCCCGGCGAACTTGGAAAATGGCCCACAGGAGACACAACGCGAGCCACAAGCCGACGAGCGGAAGCAGGTGGGCGACCGGGTCGGCGAAGAATGCGAGATGGTACTTCACTTTGTCGCGCAGGTTGGCGGAGGCGACGGGGCCGAGGCTGCGGACATATCCCACTGCGCCGGCGCCCGGAGCGACCCAGCCGGCCATGGCCCAGGACTGCAGCGCGAAGTGGAGCGCGATGCCGAGGGTGAAATCCACCGCGGCGAGGATGGCCCACACCCGACGGATCGGGCCCTCCAGCGCCGGCAACAGGGTGGCGATGCGGGCGAGGGCCAGGATGACGAGTGGTTGCAGGCAGATGTGCGTGAGACCCCATTGATCGCGTGGCGTGTGCACGAGAATGCCGCCAACGATGGCGAGGGGAATCGCCGTGATGTAAAAGCGGCGCGAATCAGGCGCCGCGGCCCGGCGCCGCCCGCGCGCCGCGACGATGGCGAGCACGAACAAGCCGCTGGCGCCGACGGCGAGCGGGAGGTTCACCTGATAGACGTTGAAGGCGACATCGCGCGCGCGGCCGAGGCGGCTCGTTTGCACGATGAGGCGGTCTTGGGGTTCTCCGCGCAGGGGAAAAGGCACCAGCGTGTCGCGCAGGTTTAGCAGGGGCACCAGGATGCGTTGGGCCGGCGACTGTTCGGACCACGCCCCGGCGGTGGTGGTGCTGCCGACGGTAGTGCGGCTGCCGAAGTGGCCGATCGACCAGGCGAGCCACACGCTCGTCACAACCAGCAGCAGCGCGGCGGCGACGGTGACCTCGCGCCAGAACGCGAAGCGCCGCCAGGCGTTGACCCGCCCGCAAAGGTAACCGGCGCCGATGGCGATGATCCATGGGCCGGCGGAGTAGTGGCTCAGCAACCCGAATCCCAGGCAGAGCCCAACCATGGGGCCGAGCGCGCTGGGTGCGGCGTCATCCAGGGCGGCGAGGGTGGCGGCAAAACCCGTCAGCACGAAGAAAGCGGTGGGCAGCTTCGTCCAGGCGAACGTCAGGTTTTGCGCCACCATCGGGCTAAGCATGAGCAGCAGGAGAACCCACGCGCCGGTGGTGGCCGCCGGTCGCCAGCGTCGGGCCAGCATGACCGCAGGGAGGAGCACGATCGAACTCCAGAGCGTGACGAACACCTGGTAGTCCGAGAAGGTACGGGCGGTCCCCTCGAGCCAGAGGGCGACGACGACATTCACCAGGGGCGGACGTGCCGTCAGCCCGTACAGGTAGCCAAAGACGGTGTCCAGCGGCCGGCGCTCGAGGAAAAACTGCGTGCGCTGCCAGTGTTCGAGCCAGTCGACCGCCCAGCCGCCGCCGGAGTAACTGACCACGAGGGCGAGCAGGCCCAGGCTCCAGGCGGCGAAGACGAGCCAGAGCAGGAGAAAGTGCCTCACCTCCGGAGTCGTCAGCAGCTCGAGGGCGGCGTGGCGGCGCGCCAGCCCGATGCCCGCGACCAGGACGACGGCGATTCCGCCGCCGAGCGGGTTGCTGCCGCCGGCGGCGAAAACGCCGAACGCGAGCAGGAACTGCAGCCCCAGGGAGCAGACGATGCCGAGGGCGAGCCGCAGGAGGGGCTCGCCCGCGTGGCGGGGGGCGAGCGCCGAACCGAGGCCAAACGTTGCGACGGCGAAGATTGCGAGGTCACGCAGCGTTTGGACGAGCAACATGGCGCGGGAGTTCTAGCGCGATCCGGCCGGGAAACACGTGAATTCTCGTCCCGAGCCTATTTCGGGGCACAGGCCCCCGGCCGAGATAACACGCCAAATCTGGCGTGTTATCGCCGATAACTCGCCAGATTTGGCGTGTTATCTCG from Opitutus sp. ER46 includes these protein-coding regions:
- a CDS encoding glycosyltransferase family 2 protein, which codes for MADPLPTVAIVIPVFNEEPVLPELLRRLDAVMTGTPGATWRAVFVNDGSRDRSVTLLKAAAAGDARLTVVELSRNFGHQPALAAGIAEAGDADAVVTMDADLQDPPELIPELLARWQGGADVVLAVRRSRQEHGVRRLGFDLFHRMFQRLSDLPVPRNTGTFGLLGRAALGAYNRLPERHRFFPGLRAWVGFETAEVLYDRQDRAAGKPTQTFAGLMRYALDAIFSFSRLPLRLLTYAGIFISSCGFALGLFFVCKRLLGIETASTGFTTLVTLTLFLGGIQLIGIGILGEYLGRIYDEVKQRPLYVVKPRSPARSRHEP